ACCGGCTCGGCCGACAGTCGGGTGTTCGGCCAGATCAAGATCAACACGATCGTCGGCCGCGCCATGGTGAAGGTGTGGCCGTTCGACCACATCTCGTTCCTGTAGGTCGCGTTACACCGCCGTCGTACACTCCGTAACGATGAGTAGCTCACCCGAAGATCTCGAACGGTACGAAACCGAGATCGAGCTGCAGCTGTTCCAGGAGTACCGAGCGGTGCTCCCGATGTTCAAGTACGTCGTGGAGACGGAACGGCGCTTCTATCTGGCCAACGAGGTCAAGCTCACACCGATGGGCGAGGGCGATCGCGGCTGGATCGAAGTCGAACTCTCCGACGCCTGGGTGTGGGACATGTACCGCCCGGCCCGCTTCGTATCGTCGGTGCGCGTGGTCACCTTCAAAGACGTCAACGTCGAGGAGCTTCCCGAAAAGGAGCTGTAGTGAGTCACGGCGGCATCGCGCTGGGCAAGCGCGGCGAGCGCCTGGCGACTGCGTGGTACGAGGCCAACGGCTTCACCGTGGTGGCGCGCAACTGGCGCTGCGACATCGGTGAGATCGACCTCGTCGCCACGCGCGGCGCCCAGGTCGTCATCGCGGAGGTGAAGACACGGGCGAGCGACCGCTTCGGAGTGCCGGCGGCCGCCGTCGGAATCGCCAAGCAACGCAAGCTGCGCCAACTGGCGACCACGTGGCTGGCGACTCGCGGCGAGTACTACGACGAAGTGCGTTTCGACGTGGTGTCGATCATCGGGAACGCCGTCGAGGTGATCCCGGCCGCCTTCTAGTGCGTTGGTGCCAACACGCCTTGTGCCAGTGGCGGCGCTGCTCCGGCACGTCGAGCGGTACCACCACGAAATGAGCGACGCCGACGGCGATGTCCTGGTTGCAGCCGGGGCAGAGGTACTGCTTGCGCGCCTGGAAGGGGTGGACGAGGGCGACTTCGAGGTTGTCGTCGTCCTCGTCGCTCAACCCAGCAGCGCCCACAGCACGAGCAGGATCACCACGA
This DNA window, taken from Acidimicrobiales bacterium, encodes the following:
- a CDS encoding YraN family protein; amino-acid sequence: MSHGGIALGKRGERLATAWYEANGFTVVARNWRCDIGEIDLVATRGAQVVIAEVKTRASDRFGVPAAAVGIAKQRKLRQLATTWLATRGEYYDEVRFDVVSIIGNAVEVIPAAF
- a CDS encoding DUF2469 family protein; translation: MSSSPEDLERYETEIELQLFQEYRAVLPMFKYVVETERRFYLANEVKLTPMGEGDRGWIEVELSDAWVWDMYRPARFVSSVRVVTFKDVNVEELPEKEL